CCTGGCGATGAACCCATACGTGGTGGTGGCCGATGCGATCCCGTATAAGGACTGCTCGCAGGAGCGCAACTATTCGTCAGTGGGGGCTATAGAGAGCATCAGGCAGGGCGCCCGGTATGCCATGGCCGGTCCTGCGGGCACCTACCCCTGCGCAAACGGGGAAGTGAAGCCCCGGTACCTGGCGCAGTCCACCACGCTGTGGCCCTTGGGACTGGGCCTGCAGTTGTTGGTGGCCGTGCTGCTGATGTGGCTGGGTTGGCGTGCACTCCGCACACCGGCTCACAGGCTGGCGCGGGGAACGCGTATCGCTTGAAGCTTTCGCCTTGCTGGCCGGGGAGGCCCCCGGGAGGACTCACTGGCATGGCTGCCGGGGGAGCGAAAAACGCGGCGGGAGGCTCACAGGTTCCCTGTATTGAGGGCCAGGAGCGCGGCGACACCGAGTCCGAACTGCCGCTGGCTGCGGCTGGTATCGCGATGCAAATGGGTTCGGCAGGTGTGTTCCGTGCCGGCCGGGGAGTTGACCGCCCGGCGCACGTCCGGGTCAGTCGGATGAGCGGTGCGGACTGTCCAGACGAAACGTCAGAAGGGGGAAGCCTTTGCCGGCTGTGGCCTGGTCCGCCGGCAGCGTGGAGTCCGGCCGGAACCCAAGACTCTGGAGCAGCCGGATGGACCGGCTGTTGGGTTCGTAAACTGCCGCGACCACTGTGCTGATCCCGCATTGCGTGACGAGCCACTTCACCAGCGCCGCCGCAGCTTCACGGCCGTATCCACGGTGGTGATGATCAGGATGCAGGACGTAGGCCAACGCGGCGTGCCCGGCAGGATGTGTTCCGGGGGCGAGCAGGCCCGTCGCGGCCATGCCCGTACTGTTCCAGGTCCGGGCATCGCCAACCAATTCTCCCGACTCTCGCAAGGTGATTCCCCAGCCGTAGTTGAACCATGTGCCGGTGGATGCCCTGCACAGAGCCAGCAGCTCCGTCAGGCGCTCCCTGTTTTCCTCTACAGTAAGGGGATCGTGCGAGAGGTACCGGGTGGCCGCGGGGTCGCTTCGGTAACTGTGGATGGCGGCTTCGTCCGAACCACTCAGCGGCCGCAGAACGAGCCGCTCGGTGACCAGCGGCTCGATGTTCCCGGGAACCATCGCCCTACCCCAATCCTTAGCTCAGCGCGTTACGGCGGCCTTCGAAAGCGCGTCCCAGCGTGATCTCGTCTGCGTACTCCAGATCGCCGCCAACCGGAAGTCCGGACGCGAGCCGGGTCACGGTGATCCCGATGGTTTTCAGCATCCTGGCCAGGTAGGTCGCCGTTGCCTCTCCCTCAAGGTTGGGATCGGTGGCGATGATCACTTCCTGGATGGCGCCGTCGTTCAGCCGGGTGAGGAGCTCGCGGATCCGCAGCTGCTCCGGGCCGATGCCGGCGATCGGGTTAATGGCTCCGCCCAGCACGTGGTACCGGCCCCGGAACGACCGGGTGCGCTCCACCGCGAGAACATCCTTGGATTCCTCCACCACGCAGATCACTGCGGGATCACGCCGGGGGTCACGGCAGATGTTGCAGAGTTCCTGCTCCGTGACGTTGCCGCAGACGCTGCAGAACTTGACCCGTTCCTTCACGGTGGTGATGGCTTCCACCAGTCGCTTCATGTCCTGCGGGTCCGCTTCAAGGATGTGGAACGCCAGCCGCTGTGCGGATTTGGGGCCCACGCCGGGAAGGCGTCCGAGCTCGTCAATCAGCTCCTGGACAGCACCTTCGTACACGTTTTCCTCTTTAGCTAGGGCGGATAGTGGTTGGATCAGTAGCGGGGCGGCACGGGGCTGCCGTCGGGGGACCGTTCCTCGATCAGCTTCCCGCCGAGGATGCGTTCCACCGCGGCACGGCCGAAGACGCCGGATGCCTCAATGGTCTCATCGTCGGGGCTCGGGATGTCCTGGACGTCCGTCGCTGCGGCCGGGATGGCCCGGGCCGGGGCTTTTGCCCGGCCTGCCTCGGCCTCGGGGCTGTTGGACAGACGCTGGTAAAGGCTCTGCCGTGTGCCCGTCGGAGCCGGGGAGGCCACCGGAGTAGACGAGGCCACGGGTGCAGCCGGCGCCTGCGCGGCAGCGGGGGCCGGCCGCGCTGCCGGAACCGGCGCGGCGGCGGGAGCGGCTGACGCCATGGCGAACTCCCGAGCCGGTTCCGGTGCGGACCCGGAGGGATCAGGGCTTGAGGGATCAGGGCTTGAGCGATCCGGGGTTGAGGGATCCGAACCGGGGGTAGCCGTATTCATGCGGCCCGGAATGGACCGCAGGGGTTCCGTGCCCTGGCCTGCCGCCCGGGCCGTCGAAGATGCCGGCGCTGCGAGGCCCCACTCGGCGTCCACGGTGGCGGCTGTGCGGGTGACCGGTATGGAAGGAGGAATTTGCGCAGCAGCGGGTTCGTAGTGGTGGGTTGGAGCGGAGGTGGCAGGTTCCTTGTCCGGGAGGCCGGCAACCGGCGCTTTGCCTATGTTGCTTTCCTCACCGACCACCCATACGCCAGGTGCCTGCTCCACAGCACGGGTCCAAGGGTCGTGCGGTGTATCTCCAGCGGGTGCGGGCATGGAAGAGAATTTTCCGGTGCTTGCTTGGATTCGGGTGTCTGCCCCGGTTCCGGGATGGTTGCCCGGCAGGTCTCCAGCGGCTGAAGCCGCTGTTGGACCGGCAGCCCCGGAGTTTCCGGCGCCGGCGCTGTCCTGGCTGGCCCGGCCAGCCCCGCCGGCCCCGTCAGCCCCCACGGACCGGGCTTGCGGGCGCGCCGAAGGGTCCCAGTCCAGGGGAGGCTCTTCATCCAGCGGAGGAGCGTCTTCGTCCCGGGGCGGACCCCAGTCGTCGTCAGAATACGAGTAGTCACCGGAGGCGCCGCTGTAAGGATCGGTCTGGGCGGAAGGA
This genomic interval from Arthrobacter sp. SLBN-100 contains the following:
- a CDS encoding GNAT family N-acetyltransferase, translated to MVPGNIEPLVTERLVLRPLSGSDEAAIHSYRSDPAATRYLSHDPLTVEENRERLTELLALCRASTGTWFNYGWGITLRESGELVGDARTWNSTGMAATGLLAPGTHPAGHAALAYVLHPDHHHRGYGREAAAALVKWLVTQCGISTVVAAVYEPNSRSIRLLQSLGFRPDSTLPADQATAGKGFPLLTFRLDSPHRSSD
- the recR gene encoding recombination mediator RecR, which encodes MYEGAVQELIDELGRLPGVGPKSAQRLAFHILEADPQDMKRLVEAITTVKERVKFCSVCGNVTEQELCNICRDPRRDPAVICVVEESKDVLAVERTRSFRGRYHVLGGAINPIAGIGPEQLRIRELLTRLNDGAIQEVIIATDPNLEGEATATYLARMLKTIGITVTRLASGLPVGGDLEYADEITLGRAFEGRRNALS